One window from the genome of Saimiri boliviensis isolate mSaiBol1 chromosome 2, mSaiBol1.pri, whole genome shotgun sequence encodes:
- the TRAPPC6B gene encoding trafficking protein particle complex subunit 6B isoform X3, with amino-acid sequence MADEALFLLLHNEMVSGVYKSAEQGEVENGRCITKLENMGFRVGQGLIERFTKDTARFKDELDIMKFICKDFWTTVFKKQIDNLRTNHQGIYVLQDNKFRLLTQMSAGKQYLEHASKYLAFTCGLIRGGLSNLGIKSIVTAEVSSMPACKFQVMIQKL; translated from the exons ATGGCGGATGAGGCGTTGTTTTTGCTTCTCCATAACGAGATGGTGTCTGGAGTGTACAAGTCCGCGGAGCAGGGGGAGGTG gaaaacgGACGATGTATTACTAAGCTGGAAAACATGGGGTTTCGAGTTGGACAAGGATTGATAGAAAG GTTTACAAAAGATACTGCAAGGTTCAAGGATGAGTTAGATATCATGAAGTTCATTTGTAAAGATTTTTGGACTACGGTATTCAAGAAACAAATCGACAATCTAAGGACAAATCATCAG GGCATCTATGTTCTTCAGGACAACAAATTTCGCCTGCTTACTCAGATGTCTGCTGGGAAACAGTATTTAGAACATGCATCTAAG tatttAGCATTTACATGTGGCTTAATCAGAGGTGGCTTATCAAACTTGGGAATAAAAAGTATTGTAACAGCCGAAGTGTCTTCAATGCCTGCTT gcaaaTTTCAGGTGATGATACAGAAGCTGTAG
- the TRAPPC6B gene encoding trafficking protein particle complex subunit 6B isoform X2, giving the protein MADEALFLLLHNEMVSGVYKSAEQGEVENGRCITKLENMGFRVGQGLIERFTKDTARFKDELDIMKFICKDFWTTVFKKQIDNLRTNHQGIYVLQDNKFRLLTQMSAGKQYLEHASKYLAFTCGLIRGGLSNLGIKSIVTAEVSSMPAYGILPYWPGWS; this is encoded by the exons ATGGCGGATGAGGCGTTGTTTTTGCTTCTCCATAACGAGATGGTGTCTGGAGTGTACAAGTCCGCGGAGCAGGGGGAGGTG gaaaacgGACGATGTATTACTAAGCTGGAAAACATGGGGTTTCGAGTTGGACAAGGATTGATAGAAAG GTTTACAAAAGATACTGCAAGGTTCAAGGATGAGTTAGATATCATGAAGTTCATTTGTAAAGATTTTTGGACTACGGTATTCAAGAAACAAATCGACAATCTAAGGACAAATCATCAG GGCATCTATGTTCTTCAGGACAACAAATTTCGCCTGCTTACTCAGATGTCTGCTGGGAAACAGTATTTAGAACATGCATCTAAG tatttAGCATTTACATGTGGCTTAATCAGAGGTGGCTTATCAAACTTGGGAATAAAAAGTATTGTAACAGCCGAAGTGTCTTCAATGCCTGCTT acgggattttgccatattggccaggctggtcttga
- the TRAPPC6B gene encoding trafficking protein particle complex subunit 6B isoform X4, translating to MADEALFLLLHNEMVSGVYKSAEQGEVENGRCITKLENMGFRVGQGLIERFTKDTARFKDELDIMKFICKDFWTTVFKKQIDNLRTNHQYLAFTCGLIRGGLSNLGIKSIVTAEVSSMPACKLNSCFLQMFQ from the exons ATGGCGGATGAGGCGTTGTTTTTGCTTCTCCATAACGAGATGGTGTCTGGAGTGTACAAGTCCGCGGAGCAGGGGGAGGTG gaaaacgGACGATGTATTACTAAGCTGGAAAACATGGGGTTTCGAGTTGGACAAGGATTGATAGAAAG GTTTACAAAAGATACTGCAAGGTTCAAGGATGAGTTAGATATCATGAAGTTCATTTGTAAAGATTTTTGGACTACGGTATTCAAGAAACAAATCGACAATCTAAGGACAAATCATCAG tatttAGCATTTACATGTGGCTTAATCAGAGGTGGCTTATCAAACTTGGGAATAAAAAGTATTGTAACAGCCGAAGTGTCTTCAATGCCTGCTTGTAAGTTGAATTCATGTTTCTTACAAATGTTTCAGTAA
- the TRAPPC6B gene encoding trafficking protein particle complex subunit 6B isoform X1: protein MADEALFLLLHNEMVSGVYKSAEQGEVENGRCITKLENMGFRVGQGLIERFTKDTARFKDELDIMKFICKDFWTTVFKKQIDNLRTNHQGIYVLQDNKFRLLTQMSAGKQYLEHASKYLAFTCGLIRGGLSNLGIKSIVTAEVSSMPACKLNSCFLQMFQ from the exons ATGGCGGATGAGGCGTTGTTTTTGCTTCTCCATAACGAGATGGTGTCTGGAGTGTACAAGTCCGCGGAGCAGGGGGAGGTG gaaaacgGACGATGTATTACTAAGCTGGAAAACATGGGGTTTCGAGTTGGACAAGGATTGATAGAAAG GTTTACAAAAGATACTGCAAGGTTCAAGGATGAGTTAGATATCATGAAGTTCATTTGTAAAGATTTTTGGACTACGGTATTCAAGAAACAAATCGACAATCTAAGGACAAATCATCAG GGCATCTATGTTCTTCAGGACAACAAATTTCGCCTGCTTACTCAGATGTCTGCTGGGAAACAGTATTTAGAACATGCATCTAAG tatttAGCATTTACATGTGGCTTAATCAGAGGTGGCTTATCAAACTTGGGAATAAAAAGTATTGTAACAGCCGAAGTGTCTTCAATGCCTGCTTGTAAGTTGAATTCATGTTTCTTACAAATGTTTCAGTAA
- the TRAPPC6B gene encoding trafficking protein particle complex subunit 6B isoform X5, which translates to MADEALFLLLHNEMVSGVYKSAEQGEVENGRCITKLENMGFRVGQGLIERFTKDTARFKDELDIMKFICKDFWTTVFKKQIDNLRTNHQYLAFTCGLIRGGLSNLGIKSIVTAEVSSMPACKFQVMIQKL; encoded by the exons ATGGCGGATGAGGCGTTGTTTTTGCTTCTCCATAACGAGATGGTGTCTGGAGTGTACAAGTCCGCGGAGCAGGGGGAGGTG gaaaacgGACGATGTATTACTAAGCTGGAAAACATGGGGTTTCGAGTTGGACAAGGATTGATAGAAAG GTTTACAAAAGATACTGCAAGGTTCAAGGATGAGTTAGATATCATGAAGTTCATTTGTAAAGATTTTTGGACTACGGTATTCAAGAAACAAATCGACAATCTAAGGACAAATCATCAG tatttAGCATTTACATGTGGCTTAATCAGAGGTGGCTTATCAAACTTGGGAATAAAAAGTATTGTAACAGCCGAAGTGTCTTCAATGCCTGCTT gcaaaTTTCAGGTGATGATACAGAAGCTGTAG